The nucleotide sequence CGGCGAATTATTTGAACCTGCTAGCGATAAAGTCTATAGACATCCTACTTTTTATGATTACCTGAAGAATTAAAACACATGTAATAAGCACAGCTTTTTACATGTGTTTTAATTCTTAAATCTAAACTTAAGTTGAAACTTAAATTTAAAATTAATGGGTAAACGTATGATCTAGAAGATCGATTAATCATTTTGCTGCTGATGTAATTGTAGTTTTTGACAAGCCTGCTAAAACTTACGCTTCTAAATACTATGCTGAGCAACTCATAAGATCTTCTGGTTCTGTCTCTTTAAATTTTAGTGAATTTGCTGGTGCAGGAACTGAAAAAGATAAAATCAATAAATTGAGAATATCGCTTAAAGAGATTAAAGAGTGCAATAACAATTTAAAAATCCAACTCAAAGCTGGTTTAAGCAACAAAGACCAATTGACAAAGCTGCAGGATGAAGCGGAACAAATTATCAGAATTCTAGTAGCTATTATAAATAAACGATAACCCTTAAATTTAGATTTAAATTTAGATTTAAGTTTAATATCATTAGATATGAACAACCAATAAAAGAACTAAATCCACAATTCCTAGAGTCCAAGGAAAACAAACAACACCTGATCGACTATCTTCTAGGTGTGGCAGATAATTATTTAATCTTAGGACAGCGTCTAGGCGAACTTTGTGGTCATGGACCTAATCTAGAGCCAGATATAGCATTGACTAATATTTCGCTAGATATGTTAGGGCAAGTGCGTAGTTTTTACCAATATATCGCACAGTTGAAAGGTGATAAAACCACTGAGGATGATATTGCTTTCTTAAGAAAAGAGCGTGAGTATAAGAATGTATTATTGGTGGAACAACCTAATACAGATTTTGGATACGTGATTGTACGTCAGTTTTTCTTTGATGTCTATAACAGAATGTTTTTAGGAGCTTTACAACAAAGTGCTGATGAAACGCTTAGAGCTCTTGCTTTTAAAGGAATCAAAGAAGCAAGTTATCATGAGCGTTTTTCAGGAGATTGGTTAAAACGATTAGGTGATGGTACTGAAGAAAGTCATCAGCGAGTGCAACAAGCAGTAAATGACCTTTGGGTTTATACAGATGAGCTGTTTCACACCACTAAGGCAGATGATGCTATGATAGCTGCTGGTGTAGCGCCAGACATGTTGCAATTAAGAGAATATTACTATGAAAAAGTAGAAGATTTACTTACTACAGCGACATTAAAAATTCCAGAAGTAGAATACTTCCAAAAAGGTGGTAAAGAAGGATTACATAGCGAGCACATGGGTTATATCCTTGCAGATATGCAGTATATGCAGAGGACTTATCCAGATAGTAAGTGGTAATCTTTGAATTTGAATTTGAACTTGAATTCGAACTCGAATTTGAAGTAACTCGAAATTTTAAATTATTAAGATGTCTTATCAAGACTTAGCAGAAAGATTAGAGGATTTTGCGGCGGCAATTATTAAATTGTATATCAAAATGCCTACTTCTTATGCTGGTCAATATCTTGCTCAGCAAATTATTCGTTCTTCATGTTCATCGGCTCTCAATTATGGAGAAGCTCTAGGCGCAGGTACTTCTAAAGATCGAATCAATAAACTACGTATTTCTTTAAAGGAACTACGTGAAAGTTTGAGGAATTTAAACATTCAAAGGAAAGCAGATCTAATCAGCGTGGATGATTGTAAAGATCTGGTAAAAGAAAATGATGAATTAATAAGAATTATAGTAACTCTAATTAAAATTCAAATGAATAATTTATCAAATTTAAATTCGAGTTCAGATTCAAGTTCGAGTTCAACTTCTTCAAGTATGGCAGATCAAATATTCGAATCTTTACCAAAAGAGATTCTTGCCATTCTAGAAGAAGTTGCCGATCCTGAAATACCTGTATTAAACGTCGTAGATCTAGGTGTAATAAGAGAAGTTTTAGTTGAAGGAAAAGAAATCACCATAAAACTCACACCTACTTATAGCGGCTGTCCAGCGATGGATGTTATAGGCGATGATCTAGAGCGAGCATTTGCAGTTCACGGTTACACAACTCACATACAATTAATTATGAGTCCGCCGTGGACAACTGACTGGATTACCGAACGTGGTCGTAAAGCGCTAGAAGAATACGGTATTGCTGCACCACTAGAAGAAACTGCCGATAAAGATGTACTTCTTAACGATAAGAAACTGGTAAAATGTACCAATTGTGGCTCAAAGAATACGAAGCTGGTCAGTCAGTTTGGTTCTACAGCGTGTAAAGCAATGTTTCAATGTGAGGACTGTCTAGAGCCTTTTGATTACTTTAAGTGTTTGAAATAAGAACGCTTTCGCGAAAGCGTAACAACCACTATCTTTAAATAAATTTTTAAAACTAAAATATCAGTCTGAGCTTGTCGAAGACGATATTTAATATACATCATTTAATGTCAGATTCTATCTTGCTACAAGTCAATAACGGCGTTGCAACCATAACTTTAAATAGACCACAAGTATTCAATTCCTTTAACCGCGAGATGGCATTTGCCTTGCAGGACGCACTCGATCAATGTGCTTCAAACGATGAAGTGAGAGCTGTGATGATTATAGGAGAAGGAAAAGCCTTTTGTGCCGGTCAGGACATTCAAGAAATCACAAATCCAGATTTGAATCCAGGTTTTAAAGCGATTCTAGACGATCATTATAATCCTATAGTTTTAAAAATTAGAAACCTTGAAAAACCAGTTGTTGCTGCAGTAAATGGAGTAGCCGCTGGTGCCGGAGCAAATATCGCCTTGTGTTGTGATGTGGTTATTGCTACAGAAGGTGCTGCATTCATTCAGGCATTTTCTAAAATCGGTCTGATTCCAGATAGTGCGGGAACCTTCTTTTTACCTAGACTCATCGGTTTTGGTAAAGCAAGTGCCGCGATGATGCTGGCTGATAAAATTACAGCACCAGAAGCTGACCAAATGGGAATGATCTATAAAGCCATTCCTGACGCAGATTTTATTGAAACAGCTCAAAAGACCGCTCAAAAACTAGCAGCATTACCTACAGTAGCGTTAGCTAATACTAAAAAAGCACTCAATCAATCATTTTACAATACGGTAGAAGAGCAACTAGTTCTAGAGTCAAAACTACAAATAGAAAGCGCATCCACAGAAGATTATGCTGAAGGTGTGTCGAGTTTTATGGAGAAACGTAAACCTGTTTTTAAAGGAAAATAGAACAGTTTTTATAATTTAAAATAATTTTTTAAGTACTCAAAGGCTTCTTCTATAGTTGCAAAAGTCTCAGATTCACTTACTAAATCTGGTATGATATCAATCGATTCTAATTTATCTTTAGGTTGTTCTTGTAAACCGGTAAGAACTACTCTTACACCACGTTTTTCTAAGTCTAGAACAGCATTTTCTAAAGCATACAAACCAGATTGATCTATGTATGGAACTCGATCTAGACGAATTATCAACGCTTTTACTTCTGGAGAAAGAGCTTTAATAGTTTCTTGAAAGTGTGACGTGAAACCGAAGAACAATGGTCCATAGAGGTGCTTTATATAAATTTGATCCTTAAAAGTATCATATAACTCTTGCTCGTCTTTCCAAGGTTGTTCACCGTCAAATCCTGCAAGAGTTCCTACTTCTAGTCCTTTTTCTCCTAGATCGCTTGCGCGTTTCATAAATAGTAAGGATGCCAGTATCACTCCGATTCCTACCGCTTGTATGAGACTACCAAATGTGGTCATCAACAGTACGATAATTAAAACCACTGCATCTGCACGCGGTACCGCAAGTAAATGCTTCAATCCTTTTGTATCTATAATTTTAAAACCGATAGGAATCAAAATTCCGGCAAGAACAGCTAGTGGAA is from Nonlabens arenilitoris and encodes:
- a CDS encoding four helix bundle protein → MVVFDKPAKTYASKYYAEQLIRSSGSVSLNFSEFAGAGTEKDKINKLRISLKEIKECNNNLKIQLKAGLSNKDQLTKLQDEAEQIIRILVAIINKR
- a CDS encoding enoyl-CoA hydratase-related protein, which encodes MSDSILLQVNNGVATITLNRPQVFNSFNREMAFALQDALDQCASNDEVRAVMIIGEGKAFCAGQDIQEITNPDLNPGFKAILDDHYNPIVLKIRNLEKPVVAAVNGVAAGAGANIALCCDVVIATEGAAFIQAFSKIGLIPDSAGTFFLPRLIGFGKASAAMMLADKITAPEADQMGMIYKAIPDADFIETAQKTAQKLAALPTVALANTKKALNQSFYNTVEEQLVLESKLQIESASTEDYAEGVSSFMEKRKPVFKGK
- the paaC gene encoding 1,2-phenylacetyl-CoA epoxidase subunit PaaC, whose product is MKELNPQFLESKENKQHLIDYLLGVADNYLILGQRLGELCGHGPNLEPDIALTNISLDMLGQVRSFYQYIAQLKGDKTTEDDIAFLRKEREYKNVLLVEQPNTDFGYVIVRQFFFDVYNRMFLGALQQSADETLRALAFKGIKEASYHERFSGDWLKRLGDGTEESHQRVQQAVNDLWVYTDELFHTTKADDAMIAAGVAPDMLQLREYYYEKVEDLLTTATLKIPEVEYFQKGGKEGLHSEHMGYILADMQYMQRTYPDSKW
- the paaD gene encoding 1,2-phenylacetyl-CoA epoxidase subunit PaaD encodes the protein MADQIFESLPKEILAILEEVADPEIPVLNVVDLGVIREVLVEGKEITIKLTPTYSGCPAMDVIGDDLERAFAVHGYTTHIQLIMSPPWTTDWITERGRKALEEYGIAAPLEETADKDVLLNDKKLVKCTNCGSKNTKLVSQFGSTACKAMFQCEDCLEPFDYFKCLK
- a CDS encoding SulP family inorganic anion transporter, encoding MASAYHRRYPIWITFFKLNGILDIDSSAYALVAEYALVLAVLGSIDSLLTSVIADNMTKTKHNSNRELIGQGIGNMVAAIFGGIPGAGATKGTVVNINSGGKTRLSGVLHGLFLAAVLLGLSGLAAHIPLAVLAGILIPIGFKIIDTKGLKHLLAVPRADAVVLIIVLLMTTFGSLIQAVGIGVILASLLFMKRASDLGEKGLEVGTLAGFDGEQPWKDEQELYDTFKDQIYIKHLYGPLFFGFTSHFQETIKALSPEVKALIIRLDRVPYIDQSGLYALENAVLDLEKRGVRVVLTGLQEQPKDKLESIDIIPDLVSESETFATIEEAFEYLKNYFKL